The following proteins come from a genomic window of Megalobrama amblycephala isolate DHTTF-2021 linkage group LG1, ASM1881202v1, whole genome shotgun sequence:
- the LOC125249626 gene encoding uncharacterized protein LOC125249626: MPQRMKMNNSLPPESLSVASVTSQKWMPQRMKMNNSLPQNNTLPPESLSVASVTSQKWMPQRMKMINSLPPESLSVASVTSQKRMPQRMKMNNTLPPESLSVRKRHVSEMDASENEDELLSTSKQHSTSRKSVHHSPAHKQHIIEMFSGKKAPRRPWSSEEQDAVKRTLRKFFSLRKVPGKVACQSCLDANPVLKSRSWVDIKNFVHNTLQTMKRKLASCRNAV; encoded by the exons ATGCCTCAGAGAATGAAGATGAACAACTCTCTACCTCCAGAAAGTCTGTCGGTCGCAAGCGTCACGTCTCAGAAATGG ATGCCTCAGAGAATGAAGATGAACAACTCTCTACCTCAAAACAACACTCTACCTCCAGAAAGTCTGTCAGTCGCAAGCGTCACGTCTCAGAAATGG ATGCCTCAGAGAATGAAGATGATCAACTCTCTACCTCCAGAAAGTCTGTCGGTCGCAAGCGTCACGTCTCAGAAACGG ATGCCTCAGAGAATGAAGATGAACAACACTCTACCTCCAGAAAGTCTGTCAGTCCGCAAGCGTCACGTCTCAGAAATGG ATGCCTCAGAGAATGAAGATGAACTACTCTCTACCTCAAAACAACACTCTACCTCCAGAAAGTCTGTCCATCACTCTCCTGCACACAAACAACacattatagaaatgttctCAG gAAAGAAGGCTCCTCGGAGGCCATGGAGTAGTGAAGAGCAGGATGCTGTAAAGCGCACACTAAGAAAATTCTTTTCCTTGAGAAAAGTTCCTGGAAAAGTGGCATGTCAATCATGTCTGGATGCAAATCCAGTCCTCAAGTCAAGATCTTGGGTTGACATTAAAAACTTTGTCCACAACACTCTTCAAACCATGAAAAGGAAACTTGCTTCCTGCAGGAATGCGGTCTAA
- the LOC125265780 gene encoding uncharacterized protein LOC125265780 isoform X1, whose product MKNYSKISLFLFIICVFGADEDDVKSVSVMEGDSVTLDTDLTEFNHINWLFGDSYSFISKSDGNEISYPLNDTERFRDRLKMNNQTGSLTINNTRITDSGDYHLRIDHDYVTSKKKYRVTVNGSSVSDSALSPFAVAAIVVVILLVFAVVIYCCNNSKQEGQNPVTDEEKTESTKEDVTNYQSSAAEDPNTRYSELLHMVPEEKMQMNLRDSAVE is encoded by the exons ATGAAGAACTATTCAAAAATCtccctgtttttatttataatctGTG tGTTTGGAGCTGATGAAGATGATGTGAAGagtgtgtcagtgatggagggagattctgtcactctAGACACTGATTTAACAGAATTTAATCATATAAATTGGCTATTTGGAGATTCATACTCATTCATTTCTAAATCTGATGGAAATGAGATCTCATATCCCCTCAATGACAccgagagattcagagacagactgaagatgaataatcagactggatctctgaccatcaacAACACGAGAATCACAGACTCTGGAGATTATCATCTACGGATTGATCATGACTATGTGACCTCAAAGAAGAAATACAGAGTTACTGTCAATG GATCATCTGTTTCAGATTCAGCTCTGTCTCCATTTGCTGTAGCAGCAATAGTTGTTGTCATTCTGCTGGTGTTTGCTGTTGTTATCTATTGCTGTAATAACTCTAAACAAGAGGGGCAAAACC CTGTGACAGATGAAGAGAAGACTGAATCCACCAAAGAGGATGTTACAAACTACCAATCATCAGCAGCAGAGGATCCAAATACAAGATATTCAGAGTTATTACACATG GTTCCAGAGgaaaaaatgcaaatgaattTGAGAGATTCCGCTGTTGAGTGA
- the LOC125265780 gene encoding uncharacterized protein LOC125265780 isoform X2 yields the protein MYTQNQERTMFGADEDDVKSVSVMEGDSVTLDTDLTEFNHINWLFGDSYSFISKSDGNEISYPLNDTERFRDRLKMNNQTGSLTINNTRITDSGDYHLRIDHDYVTSKKKYRVTVNGSSVSDSALSPFAVAAIVVVILLVFAVVIYCCNNSKQEGQNPVTDEEKTESTKEDVTNYQSSAAEDPNTRYSELLHMVPEEKMQMNLRDSAVE from the exons atgtacacccaaaaccaggaaaggacaa tGTTTGGAGCTGATGAAGATGATGTGAAGagtgtgtcagtgatggagggagattctgtcactctAGACACTGATTTAACAGAATTTAATCATATAAATTGGCTATTTGGAGATTCATACTCATTCATTTCTAAATCTGATGGAAATGAGATCTCATATCCCCTCAATGACAccgagagattcagagacagactgaagatgaataatcagactggatctctgaccatcaacAACACGAGAATCACAGACTCTGGAGATTATCATCTACGGATTGATCATGACTATGTGACCTCAAAGAAGAAATACAGAGTTACTGTCAATG GATCATCTGTTTCAGATTCAGCTCTGTCTCCATTTGCTGTAGCAGCAATAGTTGTTGTCATTCTGCTGGTGTTTGCTGTTGTTATCTATTGCTGTAATAACTCTAAACAAGAGGGGCAAAACC CTGTGACAGATGAAGAGAAGACTGAATCCACCAAAGAGGATGTTACAAACTACCAATCATCAGCAGCAGAGGATCCAAATACAAGATATTCAGAGTTATTACACATG GTTCCAGAGgaaaaaatgcaaatgaattTGAGAGATTCCGCTGTTGAGTGA